The Streptomyces albofaciens JCM 4342 genome has a segment encoding these proteins:
- a CDS encoding ParB/RepB/Spo0J family partition protein: MEPGQAHVDMQTVVEVEIGSLSVAGSPRISGEDAEHIEMLAVAQAPLPPIIAHRATMRVIDGVHRLRAAERRGDDKIAVRFFDGDEADAFVLAVESNITHGLPLSMADRKSAAERIIRSHPLWSDRMIASVTGIAPGTVAEIRRRVSGAAAAGRGRIGQDGRFRPLNGAEGRRLAGNLIAENPGLSLRQIARASGISPETARDVRNRLRRGEEPLLKGRGRPARASREQEPTGHSGPRDGDAAAAPARMPAQDRTVVVRRLKVDPALRFSETGRTLLRLLSIHTISAEEWDDIMANIPPHCSGIIAQLARECADIWADFAQRAERNVVETV; the protein is encoded by the coding sequence GTGGAACCTGGGCAGGCGCACGTGGATATGCAGACGGTTGTCGAAGTGGAGATCGGCTCACTGTCGGTGGCCGGCTCTCCGCGCATATCCGGGGAAGACGCGGAGCACATCGAGATGCTGGCGGTGGCACAGGCGCCGCTGCCGCCCATCATCGCGCACCGCGCGACGATGCGGGTGATCGACGGGGTGCACCGATTACGAGCAGCGGAACGCCGCGGTGACGACAAGATCGCGGTGAGATTCTTCGACGGCGACGAGGCCGACGCCTTCGTCCTCGCCGTCGAGTCGAACATCACGCACGGCCTCCCACTGTCGATGGCGGACCGCAAGAGCGCGGCCGAACGCATCATCCGCAGCCACCCCTTGTGGTCGGACCGGATGATCGCCTCGGTCACCGGCATCGCGCCGGGCACCGTGGCGGAGATCCGCCGCCGGGTGTCCGGCGCCGCCGCGGCGGGGCGCGGCAGGATCGGCCAGGACGGCCGCTTCCGGCCGCTCAACGGCGCCGAGGGCCGCCGGCTCGCCGGCAACCTCATCGCCGAGAACCCCGGTCTGTCGCTGCGGCAGATCGCGCGGGCGTCCGGGATCTCGCCCGAGACGGCGCGCGATGTGCGCAACCGTCTGCGCCGGGGCGAGGAACCGCTGCTCAAGGGGCGGGGCCGGCCGGCCCGTGCGTCCCGCGAGCAGGAGCCCACCGGGCACAGCGGCCCCCGCGACGGCGACGCCGCGGCGGCCCCCGCCCGGATGCCGGCGCAGGACCGCACGGTGGTGGTACGCCGCCTGAAGGTCGACCCGGCCCTGCGGTTCAGCGAGACGGGGCGCACGCTGCTGCGGCTGCTGAGCATTCACACGATCAGCGCGGAGGAGTGGGACGACATCATGGCAAACATTCCTCCCCACTGCAGCGGCATCATCGCCCAACTGGCCCGTGAGTGTGCGGATATCTGGGCGGACTTCGCCCAGCGGGCCGAGCGGAACGTCGTCGAAACCGTCTGA
- the aroF gene encoding 3-deoxy-7-phosphoheptulonate synthase — MVVVMAPGATQEDVDAVVGLVRSAGGDAFVSRGVTRTIVGLVGDVDEFEALNLRSRKGVLDVVRISVPHKLVSREHHPARSVVRVGGVPIGPDTLSVIAGPCAVESPEQTLTAARMARAAGASMLRGGAFKPRTSPYAYQGLGEAGLRILADVRAETGLPVVTEVIDPGSVELVASYADMLQIGTRNMQNFALLQAVGSAGRPVLLKRGFGATIDEWLMAAEYIAQRGNLDIVLCERGIRTFETRTRNTLDISAVPVVQRLSHLPVIVDPSHSGGRRELVLPLMRAALAVGADGVMIDVHPAPESALCDGDQALLDADMQEIAKTATVLSPLMGRSLTQPAPRSPAGIAAS; from the coding sequence ATGGTGGTGGTGATGGCCCCGGGGGCCACACAGGAGGATGTCGACGCCGTCGTCGGCCTGGTGCGCTCGGCGGGCGGTGATGCCTTCGTCAGCCGGGGGGTGACCCGTACGATCGTCGGGCTCGTCGGGGACGTGGACGAGTTCGAGGCGCTCAACCTGCGCAGCCGCAAGGGGGTCCTGGACGTCGTACGGATCTCCGTGCCGCACAAGCTCGTCAGCCGGGAGCACCACCCCGCCCGGTCGGTCGTCCGGGTCGGCGGTGTGCCGATCGGGCCCGACACCCTGTCCGTCATCGCGGGGCCGTGTGCCGTCGAGTCGCCGGAGCAGACGCTCACCGCGGCGCGGATGGCCCGCGCCGCCGGTGCCTCGATGCTGCGCGGCGGCGCGTTCAAGCCGCGTACCTCGCCGTACGCCTACCAGGGGCTGGGCGAGGCCGGGCTGCGCATCCTCGCCGACGTGCGTGCCGAGACCGGGCTGCCGGTGGTCACCGAGGTCATCGATCCGGGCAGCGTCGAACTGGTCGCCTCGTACGCGGACATGCTCCAGATCGGCACCCGTAACATGCAGAACTTCGCGCTGTTGCAGGCGGTGGGCTCGGCGGGCCGGCCGGTGCTGCTCAAGCGCGGGTTCGGGGCGACCATCGACGAGTGGCTGATGGCCGCCGAGTACATCGCGCAGCGCGGGAACCTGGACATCGTGCTGTGCGAGCGCGGCATCCGCACGTTCGAGACGCGCACCCGCAACACGCTGGACATCAGCGCGGTGCCGGTGGTCCAGCGGCTGTCGCACCTGCCGGTGATCGTGGACCCCTCGCACTCGGGCGGCCGGCGTGAGCTGGTGCTGCCGCTGATGCGCGCCGCGCTGGCGGTGGGGGCGGACGGCGTGATGATCGACGTGCATCCGGCGCCGGAGTCGGCGCTGTGCGACGGCGACCAGGCGCTGCTCGACGCCGACATGCAGGAGATCGCCAAGACGGCCACCGTGCTGTCGCCGCTGATGGGACGCTCGCTCACGCAGCCGGCGCCGCGGAGCCCGGCGGGGATCGCCGCCTCCTGA
- a CDS encoding helix-turn-helix transcriptional regulator, producing the protein MAEHGTQQRALALITSVLDEGAAGDVIVRAERILQETRPEDRTPAAGLAALVALIVADGLPEASRWCDILVAEARERRAPMWQALFATAKAYTEIRLGELPAAEESAHTALTVVPPEGWGAAVAAPVAALLYAKAATGRLDEAAAHLRIPVPDAAFRTPGGLLYLWARGHYHLAAGRLYAALEDFHGCGDLMARWRLDLSALVPWRSDAAQVYVALGDDRRARSLLEDELARTGTRPPWMRGVALRVLAALADRADRPRLLAESLDILQRSGHRLELAYAMAELSYSHWDRNEDGRARVAARKAQQLMRECGIKAPVLKASPVGAASACPPERSERPGAGRSATELSGAELRVATLAARGYTNRQIAGALFITISTVEQHLTRAYRKLGVQRRTDLAARLNLDAGEEAGPAGCGDGLSRDCLRAG; encoded by the coding sequence GTGGCCGAGCACGGTACGCAGCAGCGGGCCCTCGCGCTGATCACTTCCGTGCTGGACGAGGGCGCGGCCGGGGACGTGATCGTCCGTGCGGAGCGGATCCTCCAGGAGACCCGGCCGGAGGACCGTACCCCGGCGGCGGGGCTGGCCGCCCTGGTGGCGCTCATCGTCGCCGACGGGCTGCCGGAGGCGTCCCGTTGGTGCGACATCCTCGTGGCGGAGGCGCGCGAGCGGCGGGCGCCGATGTGGCAGGCGCTGTTCGCCACGGCCAAGGCGTACACCGAGATCAGACTCGGCGAGCTGCCCGCGGCGGAGGAGTCGGCGCACACCGCGCTCACCGTCGTCCCGCCCGAAGGGTGGGGGGCGGCCGTCGCCGCCCCGGTCGCCGCGCTCCTGTACGCGAAGGCCGCCACGGGACGGCTGGACGAGGCCGCGGCGCACCTGAGGATCCCCGTGCCCGACGCGGCGTTCCGGACGCCCGGCGGGCTGTTGTATCTCTGGGCGCGCGGTCACTACCACCTCGCCGCGGGCCGCTTGTACGCCGCGCTGGAGGACTTCCACGGGTGCGGGGACCTGATGGCGCGCTGGCGCCTCGACCTGTCCGCGCTGGTGCCGTGGCGCTCCGACGCCGCGCAGGTGTACGTCGCCCTGGGCGACGACCGGCGCGCCCGGTCCCTCCTGGAGGACGAACTGGCCCGCACCGGCACCCGGCCGCCGTGGATGCGCGGGGTCGCGCTGCGGGTGCTGGCGGCGCTGGCCGACCGCGCGGACCGCCCGCGGCTCCTCGCCGAGTCCCTGGACATCCTCCAGCGCAGCGGCCACCGGCTGGAGCTGGCGTACGCGATGGCGGAACTGTCGTACAGCCATTGGGACAGGAACGAGGACGGCCGGGCCCGGGTGGCGGCGCGCAAGGCGCAGCAACTGATGCGGGAGTGCGGCATCAAGGCGCCCGTGCTGAAGGCGTCGCCGGTCGGCGCGGCGAGCGCCTGCCCGCCCGAGCGCTCCGAGCGGCCCGGGGCGGGGCGTTCGGCCACCGAGCTGAGCGGCGCGGAACTGCGCGTCGCGACGCTCGCCGCGCGCGGGTACACCAACCGGCAGATAGCCGGGGCGCTGTTCATCACGATCAGCACCGTGGAGCAGCACCTGACCCGCGCCTACCGGAAGCTGGGCGTGCAGCGCCGTACGGACCTGGCTGCCCGGCTGAACCTGGACGCGGGGGAGGAGGCCGGGCCGGCCGGGTGCGGCGACGGTTTATCGCGTGATTGTCTGCGGGCCGGTTAG
- a CDS encoding ABC transporter ATP-binding protein, producing the protein MFAGQGSGIMLATYDDPGNSTAAQRLRPGTLRRILSYAKPHSRESVLLLVLTLLDSLIIVSTPLLLKEIVDVGILQKDTSTLTVVSLVVAGLAVLDALLQLAQSWYSGRISQGVSYDLRVQAFAHVQRQPLAFFTRTQTGSLVSRLNTDVVGAQHALGTLLGSLSSVFTLVLVLGSMFYLSWLVSLIALLILPLFMIPGALVGRRLTRYSREQMQMNAEMGATIGERFNVAGAMLSKLFGRPREEAALFAKRAGKVREVGVTWTVLSRLTVIIMTLLAAVITALVYGLGGALVINGTFQVGTLVALAALLARLYGPITQLSSVQGDAHTAMVSFDRIFELLDLKPLITERDGAVDLPAPDGAAAPEIAFDRVSFRYPPASEVSLASLESNALPADERAKETPEVLHDVSFTVPSGKLTALVGPSGVGKTTATHLVSRLYDPTAGSVRIAGQDLRDVTLDSLRRTVGVVSQDAHLFHDTIRNNLTYARPGATEEELIEACRAAQIWDTISSLPSGLDTVAGDRGYRLSGGEKQRLALARLLLKAPSIVVLDEATAHLDSESEAAIQRALKTALRGRTSVVIAHRLSTIREADQILVFDEGRIRERGTHDELLAAGGLYAELYHTQFARQAANGGGPEPAGPGPAAEREFAPQMAQGGPGHMVFFDGDGPDDGGAPGGGVWHTGQGPGGR; encoded by the coding sequence ATGTTTGCCGGTCAAGGCTCGGGCATCATGCTGGCGACGTACGACGACCCGGGCAATTCCACGGCTGCGCAGCGGCTCCGCCCGGGAACGCTCCGCCGCATCCTGTCGTACGCGAAACCGCATTCCCGCGAATCGGTCCTGCTGCTGGTGCTGACGCTGCTCGATTCGCTCATCATCGTCTCGACCCCGCTGCTGCTGAAGGAGATCGTCGACGTCGGCATCCTGCAGAAGGACACCTCGACGCTGACCGTCGTCTCCCTCGTCGTCGCGGGGCTCGCCGTCCTCGACGCGCTGCTCCAGCTCGCCCAGAGCTGGTATTCGGGCCGGATCAGCCAGGGCGTCAGCTACGACCTGCGGGTGCAGGCGTTCGCCCACGTACAGCGCCAGCCGCTGGCCTTCTTCACCCGGACCCAGACCGGGTCGCTGGTCAGCCGTCTCAACACGGACGTGGTGGGCGCGCAGCACGCGCTCGGCACCCTCCTGGGCTCGCTGTCCAGCGTGTTCACGCTGGTCCTGGTGCTGGGCAGCATGTTCTACCTGTCGTGGCTGGTCAGTCTGATCGCGCTGCTGATCCTGCCGCTGTTCATGATCCCCGGCGCGCTGGTCGGCCGGCGGCTGACCCGCTACTCCCGCGAACAGATGCAGATGAACGCGGAGATGGGCGCCACCATCGGCGAGCGCTTCAACGTCGCGGGCGCGATGCTCTCCAAGCTCTTCGGCCGCCCCCGCGAGGAGGCCGCCCTGTTCGCGAAGCGCGCGGGCAAGGTGCGCGAGGTCGGCGTCACCTGGACCGTGCTGAGCCGCCTGACCGTCATCATCATGACGCTGCTGGCCGCCGTCATCACCGCGCTGGTCTACGGCCTCGGCGGCGCCCTCGTGATCAACGGGACGTTCCAGGTCGGCACGCTGGTGGCACTGGCCGCCCTGCTGGCGCGGCTGTACGGGCCGATCACCCAGCTGTCCAGCGTGCAGGGCGACGCGCACACCGCGATGGTCAGCTTCGACCGGATCTTCGAACTGCTCGACCTCAAACCGCTGATCACCGAGCGGGACGGCGCCGTCGACCTGCCCGCGCCGGACGGCGCGGCGGCCCCCGAGATCGCCTTCGACCGGGTGTCCTTCCGCTACCCGCCCGCGAGCGAGGTCTCCCTGGCGTCCCTGGAGTCGAACGCGCTGCCCGCCGACGAGCGCGCCAAGGAGACGCCCGAGGTGCTGCACGACGTCAGCTTCACGGTGCCGTCCGGCAAGCTGACCGCCCTGGTCGGCCCGTCCGGCGTGGGCAAGACCACCGCCACGCACCTGGTGTCGCGGCTGTACGACCCGACGGCGGGCAGCGTCCGGATCGCCGGGCAGGACCTGCGCGACGTCACCCTCGACTCGCTGCGCCGCACCGTCGGCGTGGTGTCGCAGGACGCCCACCTCTTCCACGACACCATCCGCAACAACCTGACCTACGCCCGCCCCGGGGCCACCGAGGAGGAGCTGATCGAGGCGTGCCGGGCCGCGCAGATCTGGGACACCATCAGCTCCCTGCCCAGCGGCCTGGACACGGTGGCCGGTGACCGCGGCTACCGGCTCTCCGGCGGCGAGAAGCAGCGCCTCGCGCTGGCCCGGCTGCTGCTGAAGGCGCCCTCGATCGTGGTGCTGGACGAGGCCACCGCGCACCTGGACTCGGAGTCCGAGGCGGCCATCCAGCGGGCCCTGAAGACGGCGCTGCGCGGCCGTACGTCCGTGGTCATCGCCCACCGGCTGTCCACCATCCGCGAGGCCGACCAGATCCTGGTCTTCGACGAGGGCCGCATCCGCGAGCGGGGCACGCACGACGAGCTGCTGGCGGCCGGCGGACTCTACGCGGAGCTGTACCACACGCAGTTCGCCCGGCAGGCCGCGAACGGCGGCGGACCGGAACCGGCCGGGCCCGGGCCCGCGGCGGAGCGGGAGTTCGCGCCGCAGATGGCGCAGGGCGGCCCGGGACACATGGTCTTCTTCGACGGGGACGGGCCCGACGACGGAGGCGCCCCGGGCGGCGGCGTGTGGCACACCGGTCAGGGCCCCGGCGGCCGCTGA